The Punica granatum isolate Tunisia-2019 chromosome 4, ASM765513v2, whole genome shotgun sequence genome has a window encoding:
- the LOC116203188 gene encoding dehydration-responsive element-binding protein 1E-like encodes MDIAYVCRGYDSQSFDSDCCTYTTKLAESPSPSELCTRPVVHSDEEVVLLASSKPKKRAGRRVFKETRHPVYHGVRRRNRNKWVCELREPNKRTRIWLGTYPTAEMAARAHDVGALALRGKRACLNFADSAWRLQVPASSEAADLRRVALEAAEAFQPHEARSKEEARDSTADGEEQVRETITVSSQSLFSSCPEVDVTTLPEIRTAVSEDYANCDGGDQELNMARWADRPLLSPPPSCSGHSTINWDCYDAEVHDVDITLWSYST; translated from the coding sequence ATGGATATAGCTTACGTTTGCCGGGGATATGATTCGCAGTCGTTCGATTCAGACTGCTGCACCTACACCACTAAGCTCGCTGAGTCACCTTCCCCATCAGAGTTGTGCACGCGGCCCGTGGTGCACTCTGACGAGGAGGTGGTCTTGCTGGCATCGAGCAAGCCGAAGAAGAGAGCCGGCCGGAGGGTCTTCAAGGAGACACGCCACCCTGTCTACCACGGTGTGCGAAGGAGGAACAGGAATAAGTGGGTGTGCGAGCTCCGTGAGCCCAACAAGAGGACCCGGATTTGGCTCGGGACGTATCCCACTGCCGAGATGGCAGCAAGGGCACACGATGTTGGAGCCCTCGCCTTGCGGGGTAAGAGGGCGTGCCTCAACTTTGCAGACTCTGCATGGCGGCTCCAGGTTCCTGCCTCGAGTGAGGCAGCCGATCTCAGGAGGGTGGCGCTGGAGGCTGCAGAGGCATTTCAACCCCACGAAGCGAGAAGCAAGGAAGAAGCCCGTGACAGTACTGCCGATGGCGAGGAGCAGGTACGGGAAACTATCACTGTCAGTTCTCAAAGCTTATTTTCGAGTTGTCCCGAGGTGGATGTCACAACATTGCCGGAGATAAGAACAGCAGTGTCCGAGGATTATGCGAATTGCGACGGAGGTGATCAAGAGTTAAACATGGCAAGGTGGGCCGACCGGCCACTGCTTTCTCCCCCTCCTTCTTGTTCGGGGCATAGTACCATCAACTGGGATTGTTATGATGCTGAAGTTCACGACGTCGATATCACATTATGGAGCTATTCCACATAA